From one Mytilus edulis chromosome 1, xbMytEdul2.2, whole genome shotgun sequence genomic stretch:
- the LOC139496410 gene encoding uncharacterized protein isoform X1: MMGSTPFDTYRTIKQRLEEEPEHIVWTLPRKVCILKVTGKLGIKVKVYESKTCDKTYAIVTRVKEECRLLQGHNLVEYERIISINNTNIETYTEDCVLHLLQTHQLDVELLVCRLDLKRDRDSSGSYTSEMSGRPSIKIKQVKPEESTETNQIISAELLPDSLVPGHFLDDRNISVPVINSPSEMMYNPDRCTCNSLDSTRKPKPNINPQGNTEIYIKYPHCVKWSSTKTITLDRGSRQNFGFKYKIKQCTYRQDDWYTLVVEVKDTPAEGKLMIGDYIRSINGQALTTPHEAFNMMDKLEDSITAKIVLQRPEDVVQDFRGKIQQAKDICSAKQINPAISEPDKRKPMRQNSSTSQKSSGSGKLFPGEQKLIAVHPSKPEAVKTGSKYKQPDSNTLVSGLFNVVRPGSSCSNSNESHMNFLENEKLVDNSEVHLIVPEPPVLNNNNQILSEFQSNRTVKLPKIRIFICGNEARALAKLLVPSSFLKTDTSSAHCLYECVKCTMDMSKAGDVSFMPWSSYDNLLQSEETTRLHASNDSLVNGEINKQREEDYLHRGVVNTEIFIVPDEKLFQYGCHYLFTRTSLFLLTFNGAKVLNSAAGEILRLQNLIHTIRCCVGYDSNIFTYGLLNSEQADFKDEVQTLFYTSYGQQIRKYSVTIPDLIISDENSNQIPSKILKKNVWKAVSETIQKQPVSILSVVMMAQLERLRQEGKQIITEEEFTKMFKMAVPNGEPSLQHVVWTTLKEFGELLSPKAAPLNLPNNQQMEKLLFIDPEIILQHVQGLVCIPQRHSSSSDITKHWIKLVATGNISKEDLLSIISSQSINAEKILNLMLAFGMIFKHFIDQDGIEQYLFPYFLSEQGHINYQRTDRDNACLYLQCVDQTHLSSMQFYQLAFSIRNQSDGNKISLTSANSCTLHHQGHEITLVHHKFQDRMQIIIGKSERNKKLHYIYQWLCDVCHAALPPEVNYVLGPECPLQEDCEVKGSMTSMHVVDISSRRSILCKTTRIDNHKAVRRWLQDQSTEPKIYIKDLPYNVFHKLFTYLQCATTLGQDWKGLGGLLGLSINDINVYETKKDPAMVLLLDQDQTNRLTVHELIELLDHPDMKRKDLIELLQTWLDSRNR; this comes from the exons ATGATGGGTTCTACACCCTTTGATACTTATAGAACTATAAAACAAAGGCTAGAAGAAGAGCCGGAGCATATTGTATGGACATTGCCTCGGAAAGTTTGTATTCTAAAGGTGACAGGAAAATTAGGCATCAAAGTAAAAGTATATGag AGTAAAACATGTGATAAGACCTATGCAATTGTGACAAGGGTAAAGGAGGAATGTCGGTTGTTACAGGGACACAATTTAGTGGAGTATGAACGAATTATTTCCATAAACAACACCAATATTGAGACATATACAGAAGACTGTGTTTTACACCTGTTACAAACTCATCAACTTGATGTAGAACTTCTTGTGTGTCGTTTAGACTTGAAAAGGGACCGTGACTCATCTGGATCTTATACGAGTGAAATGTCTGGTCGGCCTTCAATAAAGATCAAACAAGTCAAACCTGAAGAAAGTACGGAAACAAACCAAATCATTTCTGCCGAATTGTTACCCGATTCACTTGTTCCAGGACATTTTTTAGATGATAGAAATATTTCTGTACCCGTTATTAATTCTCCTAGTGAGATGATGTACAACCCAGACCGATGTACCTGTAATTCTCTAGATTCCACCAGGAAACCAAAACCAAATATTAACCCACAGGGTAATACAGAAATCTACATAAAATATCCCCACTGTGTCAAGTGGTCATCAACTAAAACAATAACTCTGGATAGAGGCAGCAGGCAGAATTTTGGATTCAAGTACAAGATTAAACAGTGTACTTAT CGACAAGATGATTGGTATACACTTGTTGTAGAAGTGAAGGATACCCCTGCAGAAGGCAAGCTGATGATTGGCGATTACATCAGATCTATAAATGGCCAGGCTTTGACAACACCACATGAG GCATTCAATATGATGGATAAACTGGAAGATTCAATAACAGCAAAGATTGTTCTGCAGCGACCAGAAGATGTTGTTCAAGACTTCAGGGGCAAAATACAACAAGCCAAAGATATTTGTAGTGCAAAGCAGATAAATCCTGCAATTAGTGAACCAGACAAAAGGAAACCAATGAGACAAAATAGTTCAACATCACAGAAATCTTCTGGTTCAGGAAAACTGTTCCCTGGTGAACAAAAACTGATCGCAGTTCATCCTTCTAAACCTGAGGCAGTTAAAACTGGTTCTAAATATAAACAACCTGATAGCAATACTCTAGTGTCGGGATTATTTAATGTTGTTAGACCTGGATCTAGTTGTTCAAACTCTAATGAATCCCATATgaattttttagaaaatgaaaaactTGTTGATAACTCAGAAGTTCATTTAATTGTGCCAGAACCACCAGTATTAAACAATAATAATCAAATTTTATCAGAGTTTCAATCAAATCGGACGGTAAAACTGCCGAAAATAAGGATATTTATATGTGGCAATGAGGCAAGAGCATTAGCCAAATTATTAGTGCCATCAAGTTTTCTAAAGACAGACACTAGTAGTGCCCATTGTTTGTACGAGTGTGTTAAATGTACAATGGACATGAGTAAAGCTGGGGATGTTAGTTTTATGCCTTGGTCATCATATGACAATCTGTTACAATCAGAGGAAACTACAAG GTTACATGCTAGTAATGATTCTCTGGTCAATGGGGAGATAAACAAACAGAGAGAAGAGGATTATTTGCATAGAGGTGTTGTAAATACAGAAATATTCATTGTGCCAGACGAGAAACTCTTTCAATATGGATGTCATTACCTGTTTACACGAACAAGTTTATTTTTGCTAACTTTTAATGGTGCCAAAGTTTTGAATTCTGCTGCAGGAGAAATTTTAAGGTTACAAAATTTGATTCATACCATAAGATGTTGTGTTGGTTATGATAGCAATATCTTTACATATGGTCTTTTGAACAGTGAACAAGCTGATTTCAAAGATGAggttcaaactttattttatacatcaTACGGTCAACAAATACGCAAATATAGTGTGACAATTCCTGATTTAATTATATCTGATGAAAATTCTAATCAAATTCCATCCAAGATATTGAAAAAGAATGTATGGAAAGCTGTAAGTGAAACAATTCAGAAACAACCTGTGTCTATTCTCTCTGTTGTTATGATGGCACAACTTGAAAGGCTGCGCCAAgaaggaaaacaaattataacaGAAGAAGAATtcacaaaaatgttcaaaatggcTGTTCCAAATGGTGAACCTAGTCTGCAACATGTTGTATGGACTACCCTGAAGGAGTTCGGTGAATTACTCTCTCCAA AGGCAGCACCTTTGAATTTACCCAACAACCAGCAAATGGAGAAGTTGCTATTTATAGATCCTGAGATTATACTGCAGCATGTCCAAGGGTTGGTCTGTATACCACAAAGACATTCCTCAAGCAGTGATATCACCAAACACTGGATTAAACTGGTTGCTACTGGAAACATATCAAAAGAAGACCTTTTGTCAATCATTAGTTCTCAATCCATTAATGCTGAGAAGATACTGAATCTTATGTTGGCATTTGGcatgattttcaaacattttattgatCAAGATGGCATTGAACAGTACCTTTTCCCATACTTTCTGTCAGAACAAGGGCATATAAACTATCAAAGGACAGACAGGGACAATGCCTGTTTGTATTTACAGTGTGTTGATCAAACTCATTTGTCCAGCATGCAGTTTTATCAGCTTGCTTTCAGTATCAGAAACCAGTCTGATGGTAACAAGATCTCACTGACCAGTGCTAACTCATGCACCCTACATCACCAGGGTCATGAGATCACACTGGTACATCACAAATTTCAGGACAGAATGCAGATAATCATTGGAAA AAGTGAAAGAAACAAGAAGTTACATTATATATACCAATGGTTATGTGATGTTTGCCATGCTGCCCTACCACCTGAAGTTAACTATGTTTTAGGGCCAGAGTGTCCACTTCAGGAGGATTGTGAGGTCAAAGGATCAATGACCAGCATGCATGTAGTGGACATTTCAAGTAGGAGGTCCATTTTATGTAAAACAACAAGGATTGATAATCATAAGGCTGTAAGACGATGGCTACAAGATCAG AGTACAGAAcccaaaatttatataaaagatttGCCATACAATGTGTTCCATAAACTTTTTACCTATCTGCAGTGTGCGACAACTCTTGGGCAGGATTGGAAAGGTTTAGGAG GGTTACTTGGCCTATCAATTAATGATATCAACGTCTATGAAACAAAGAAAGATCCTGCAATGGTCCTTCTGTTAGACCAAGATCAAACCAATAGATTGACAGTCCATGAGTTAATAGAATTATTGGACCATCCTGATATGAAAAGAAAAGATCTCATAGAACTCTTACAGACTTGGTTAGATAGCCGAAATAGATAG
- the LOC139496410 gene encoding uncharacterized protein isoform X2, with amino-acid sequence MSGRPSIKIKQVKPEESTETNQIISAELLPDSLVPGHFLDDRNISVPVINSPSEMMYNPDRCTCNSLDSTRKPKPNINPQGNTEIYIKYPHCVKWSSTKTITLDRGSRQNFGFKYKIKQCTYRQDDWYTLVVEVKDTPAEGKLMIGDYIRSINGQALTTPHEAFNMMDKLEDSITAKIVLQRPEDVVQDFRGKIQQAKDICSAKQINPAISEPDKRKPMRQNSSTSQKSSGSGKLFPGEQKLIAVHPSKPEAVKTGSKYKQPDSNTLVSGLFNVVRPGSSCSNSNESHMNFLENEKLVDNSEVHLIVPEPPVLNNNNQILSEFQSNRTVKLPKIRIFICGNEARALAKLLVPSSFLKTDTSSAHCLYECVKCTMDMSKAGDVSFMPWSSYDNLLQSEETTRLHASNDSLVNGEINKQREEDYLHRGVVNTEIFIVPDEKLFQYGCHYLFTRTSLFLLTFNGAKVLNSAAGEILRLQNLIHTIRCCVGYDSNIFTYGLLNSEQADFKDEVQTLFYTSYGQQIRKYSVTIPDLIISDENSNQIPSKILKKNVWKAVSETIQKQPVSILSVVMMAQLERLRQEGKQIITEEEFTKMFKMAVPNGEPSLQHVVWTTLKEFGELLSPKAAPLNLPNNQQMEKLLFIDPEIILQHVQGLVCIPQRHSSSSDITKHWIKLVATGNISKEDLLSIISSQSINAEKILNLMLAFGMIFKHFIDQDGIEQYLFPYFLSEQGHINYQRTDRDNACLYLQCVDQTHLSSMQFYQLAFSIRNQSDGNKISLTSANSCTLHHQGHEITLVHHKFQDRMQIIIGKSERNKKLHYIYQWLCDVCHAALPPEVNYVLGPECPLQEDCEVKGSMTSMHVVDISSRRSILCKTTRIDNHKAVRRWLQDQSTEPKIYIKDLPYNVFHKLFTYLQCATTLGQDWKGLGGLLGLSINDINVYETKKDPAMVLLLDQDQTNRLTVHELIELLDHPDMKRKDLIELLQTWLDSRNR; translated from the exons ATGTCTGGTCGGCCTTCAATAAAGATCAAACAAGTCAAACCTGAAGAAAGTACGGAAACAAACCAAATCATTTCTGCCGAATTGTTACCCGATTCACTTGTTCCAGGACATTTTTTAGATGATAGAAATATTTCTGTACCCGTTATTAATTCTCCTAGTGAGATGATGTACAACCCAGACCGATGTACCTGTAATTCTCTAGATTCCACCAGGAAACCAAAACCAAATATTAACCCACAGGGTAATACAGAAATCTACATAAAATATCCCCACTGTGTCAAGTGGTCATCAACTAAAACAATAACTCTGGATAGAGGCAGCAGGCAGAATTTTGGATTCAAGTACAAGATTAAACAGTGTACTTAT CGACAAGATGATTGGTATACACTTGTTGTAGAAGTGAAGGATACCCCTGCAGAAGGCAAGCTGATGATTGGCGATTACATCAGATCTATAAATGGCCAGGCTTTGACAACACCACATGAG GCATTCAATATGATGGATAAACTGGAAGATTCAATAACAGCAAAGATTGTTCTGCAGCGACCAGAAGATGTTGTTCAAGACTTCAGGGGCAAAATACAACAAGCCAAAGATATTTGTAGTGCAAAGCAGATAAATCCTGCAATTAGTGAACCAGACAAAAGGAAACCAATGAGACAAAATAGTTCAACATCACAGAAATCTTCTGGTTCAGGAAAACTGTTCCCTGGTGAACAAAAACTGATCGCAGTTCATCCTTCTAAACCTGAGGCAGTTAAAACTGGTTCTAAATATAAACAACCTGATAGCAATACTCTAGTGTCGGGATTATTTAATGTTGTTAGACCTGGATCTAGTTGTTCAAACTCTAATGAATCCCATATgaattttttagaaaatgaaaaactTGTTGATAACTCAGAAGTTCATTTAATTGTGCCAGAACCACCAGTATTAAACAATAATAATCAAATTTTATCAGAGTTTCAATCAAATCGGACGGTAAAACTGCCGAAAATAAGGATATTTATATGTGGCAATGAGGCAAGAGCATTAGCCAAATTATTAGTGCCATCAAGTTTTCTAAAGACAGACACTAGTAGTGCCCATTGTTTGTACGAGTGTGTTAAATGTACAATGGACATGAGTAAAGCTGGGGATGTTAGTTTTATGCCTTGGTCATCATATGACAATCTGTTACAATCAGAGGAAACTACAAG GTTACATGCTAGTAATGATTCTCTGGTCAATGGGGAGATAAACAAACAGAGAGAAGAGGATTATTTGCATAGAGGTGTTGTAAATACAGAAATATTCATTGTGCCAGACGAGAAACTCTTTCAATATGGATGTCATTACCTGTTTACACGAACAAGTTTATTTTTGCTAACTTTTAATGGTGCCAAAGTTTTGAATTCTGCTGCAGGAGAAATTTTAAGGTTACAAAATTTGATTCATACCATAAGATGTTGTGTTGGTTATGATAGCAATATCTTTACATATGGTCTTTTGAACAGTGAACAAGCTGATTTCAAAGATGAggttcaaactttattttatacatcaTACGGTCAACAAATACGCAAATATAGTGTGACAATTCCTGATTTAATTATATCTGATGAAAATTCTAATCAAATTCCATCCAAGATATTGAAAAAGAATGTATGGAAAGCTGTAAGTGAAACAATTCAGAAACAACCTGTGTCTATTCTCTCTGTTGTTATGATGGCACAACTTGAAAGGCTGCGCCAAgaaggaaaacaaattataacaGAAGAAGAATtcacaaaaatgttcaaaatggcTGTTCCAAATGGTGAACCTAGTCTGCAACATGTTGTATGGACTACCCTGAAGGAGTTCGGTGAATTACTCTCTCCAA AGGCAGCACCTTTGAATTTACCCAACAACCAGCAAATGGAGAAGTTGCTATTTATAGATCCTGAGATTATACTGCAGCATGTCCAAGGGTTGGTCTGTATACCACAAAGACATTCCTCAAGCAGTGATATCACCAAACACTGGATTAAACTGGTTGCTACTGGAAACATATCAAAAGAAGACCTTTTGTCAATCATTAGTTCTCAATCCATTAATGCTGAGAAGATACTGAATCTTATGTTGGCATTTGGcatgattttcaaacattttattgatCAAGATGGCATTGAACAGTACCTTTTCCCATACTTTCTGTCAGAACAAGGGCATATAAACTATCAAAGGACAGACAGGGACAATGCCTGTTTGTATTTACAGTGTGTTGATCAAACTCATTTGTCCAGCATGCAGTTTTATCAGCTTGCTTTCAGTATCAGAAACCAGTCTGATGGTAACAAGATCTCACTGACCAGTGCTAACTCATGCACCCTACATCACCAGGGTCATGAGATCACACTGGTACATCACAAATTTCAGGACAGAATGCAGATAATCATTGGAAA AAGTGAAAGAAACAAGAAGTTACATTATATATACCAATGGTTATGTGATGTTTGCCATGCTGCCCTACCACCTGAAGTTAACTATGTTTTAGGGCCAGAGTGTCCACTTCAGGAGGATTGTGAGGTCAAAGGATCAATGACCAGCATGCATGTAGTGGACATTTCAAGTAGGAGGTCCATTTTATGTAAAACAACAAGGATTGATAATCATAAGGCTGTAAGACGATGGCTACAAGATCAG AGTACAGAAcccaaaatttatataaaagatttGCCATACAATGTGTTCCATAAACTTTTTACCTATCTGCAGTGTGCGACAACTCTTGGGCAGGATTGGAAAGGTTTAGGAG GGTTACTTGGCCTATCAATTAATGATATCAACGTCTATGAAACAAAGAAAGATCCTGCAATGGTCCTTCTGTTAGACCAAGATCAAACCAATAGATTGACAGTCCATGAGTTAATAGAATTATTGGACCATCCTGATATGAAAAGAAAAGATCTCATAGAACTCTTACAGACTTGGTTAGATAGCCGAAATAGATAG